One Pseudomonas sp. Bout1 genomic window carries:
- a CDS encoding PRTRC system protein B: MLSEKVSSKAMLIHHHSQTGVVTVTSHSVIALEDGKAGFTLGAGRAFSPYDKSELAALLLNEDAGAEFLPESYLFSSRTVLAWYRRPGVHDIPILGERIRAPLPGLIFIAAANQSFRCFAFKGNQRPTPETELFYAPLGNVYQGGTFCTGSGNVPRDVRRENIPAWESFVLESDNTHSGTVEPVAGCRSFEALKEFYRALSEKGSKRFPASKLVSAGSYSGPLTLAQAIKGGAR, encoded by the coding sequence ATGCTGAGTGAAAAAGTTTCGAGCAAGGCCATGCTGATACATCACCACAGCCAGACCGGCGTGGTCACCGTCACCAGTCACAGCGTCATCGCGCTGGAAGATGGTAAGGCCGGCTTCACGCTGGGCGCTGGGAGGGCATTCAGTCCCTACGACAAATCCGAACTGGCTGCTCTGCTGTTGAATGAGGATGCCGGAGCTGAATTTCTCCCTGAGAGTTATCTGTTCAGCTCACGCACCGTCTTGGCGTGGTACCGCCGCCCTGGTGTGCACGATATTCCGATCCTTGGCGAGCGCATACGCGCCCCGCTGCCGGGCTTGATCTTCATCGCTGCGGCCAACCAATCCTTCCGTTGCTTTGCGTTCAAGGGCAATCAGCGCCCGACGCCGGAGACAGAACTCTTCTATGCCCCGTTGGGGAACGTGTACCAAGGCGGAACCTTCTGTACTGGCAGCGGCAATGTTCCCCGCGATGTTCGACGTGAGAACATCCCGGCCTGGGAGAGCTTCGTGCTGGAGAGCGACAACACCCACAGCGGTACGGTTGAGCCGGTGGCGGGTTGCCGCTCGTTTGAGGCCTTGAAGGAGTTCTATCGAGCACTGAGCGAGAAAGGATCGAAGCGGTTCCCAGCCTCGAAACTGGTTTCAGCAGGGTCATACAGTGGCCCGCTAACGCTAGCGCAAGCTATCAAAGGGGGTGCGCGATGA
- a CDS encoding PRTRC system ThiF family protein, whose product MSVHPITAHQSPIYKTPASWVERAPRIVVVGAGGNGSEVVDALASFHHALRSLGHPEGLEVTVIDDAIVREPNLVRQRFWPCDLGQFKAISLVNRYNLMLGTSWEALPFRFPSQETIEAMRAADLIISAVDLSSARRAIASSALLSRHCMWLDLGNEARHGQVVFGAAHVDKRGIYPNVMDAYPEIETLEDDTKKSCSVAEAIRSQDCLVNRAVTTAGMSIVWELLRTGKTDKHWITVDLASGSQNAFPFPAVPQSA is encoded by the coding sequence ATGAGCGTTCATCCGATCACAGCTCACCAATCGCCGATCTACAAGACGCCAGCCTCGTGGGTTGAACGCGCACCACGCATTGTGGTTGTCGGGGCCGGTGGCAATGGCAGTGAGGTGGTTGATGCGCTGGCCAGCTTCCACCATGCGCTTCGCTCCCTCGGCCATCCAGAGGGTCTGGAGGTCACGGTCATTGACGATGCCATCGTCCGCGAGCCGAACCTCGTACGTCAGCGTTTCTGGCCGTGTGACTTGGGCCAATTCAAAGCAATCAGTTTGGTGAATCGTTACAATCTCATGCTGGGTACGTCCTGGGAGGCCCTGCCCTTCCGATTTCCAAGCCAAGAGACGATAGAGGCGATGCGCGCCGCCGACTTGATCATTTCCGCTGTTGACCTTTCTTCGGCCCGTCGCGCAATCGCCAGCAGCGCGCTTCTATCCCGACACTGCATGTGGCTTGACCTCGGCAACGAGGCCCGCCATGGACAGGTTGTGTTCGGCGCTGCGCATGTAGACAAGAGGGGCATCTACCCCAACGTGATGGACGCTTACCCTGAAATCGAAACGCTCGAAGATGACACCAAAAAATCCTGCTCGGTTGCGGAAGCCATTCGTTCGCAGGACTGCTTGGTCAACCGGGCAGTTACAACTGCCGGAATGAGCATTGTGTGGGAGTTGCTGCGGACGGGGAAAACCGATAAGCACTGGATCACAGTGGATCTGGCGTCCGGCTCTCAAAACGCCTTTCCGTTCCCTGCTGTTCCGCAATCTGCCTAA
- a CDS encoding exodeoxyribonuclease VII small subunit, producing the protein MSRDTYEANIAFIDQTVKRLERNEVSIDELETLAREFADARKFCADRLTRIESVVQATLGAEEGQSGERT; encoded by the coding sequence ATGAGCCGAGACACCTACGAAGCCAACATCGCCTTCATCGACCAGACGGTAAAGCGCCTGGAGCGCAATGAGGTGAGCATCGACGAGCTGGAGACCCTTGCTCGCGAATTTGCGGATGCACGTAAGTTCTGCGCCGACCGGCTTACCCGAATCGAGAGCGTTGTTCAGGCAACCTTGGGCGCTGAAGAGGGTCAGTCCGGTGAACGCACCTGA
- a CDS encoding helix-turn-helix domain-containing protein, whose product MEKRPPTRGRPAGTSSFDPQVAGAFGNVVREERLKSGLAQEKLALLAGVERAHLGKIERGESLPTLPLIMRLSKALEVKAADLISQMEQRLDQCEDGSG is encoded by the coding sequence ATGGAGAAGCGACCACCTACACGCGGGCGACCGGCAGGAACATCAAGCTTTGACCCTCAGGTGGCAGGAGCTTTTGGCAATGTCGTACGCGAAGAACGCCTAAAATCGGGCCTAGCTCAGGAGAAACTTGCTCTCCTGGCTGGGGTTGAGCGGGCGCACCTGGGGAAAATCGAGCGGGGCGAGAGTCTGCCCACACTTCCCTTGATTATGAGGTTGTCTAAAGCCCTCGAAGTTAAAGCCGCTGACCTGATATCGCAGATGGAGCAGCGGCTGGATCAATGCGAAGACGGGAGTGGTTGA
- the xseA gene encoding exodeoxyribonuclease VII large subunit, producing MNAPDPVEQHLTLSAYLTQIQKAVRAAVPDSSWVVAELSDFKRRPNGHCYMDILESREGAEVAKARCTMFANVAGKVLGEWQQATGGLPQAGMNVLLKVRADFSPQFGFSLMVTGIDPSYTLGDMQAKMQKIIASLKERQWFDLQRGLPCPGGFWRVAVVAPHEAAGLADFRRDAEQLAAAEVCGFEYFSATFQGRDASDSIRSALRTVHEQHQQQPFDAVCIIRGGGAKSDLAWLNDANLAAWVCRLPVPVFTGIGHEIDECVLDLVAHRRFDTPSKVIGFIKTALMSEASTARAQVERANGMILRLVSGQAPHLDRAWSTFSRRVTETLHGEHRQLLQQQSSLDKGRDRLLSQQRMALQLAQDRFSRLGAGLCVAERQRGLFAASRVASLSRALIAKEISRLELACTVYDKTNPLALLGRGFALVRGPGGEIISSAQQARDAGKLDLAFADGHVIAAVEDR from the coding sequence GTGAACGCACCTGATCCGGTTGAGCAGCACCTCACTCTCAGCGCATACCTTACCCAGATCCAAAAGGCTGTCCGTGCTGCGGTACCAGACAGCAGCTGGGTTGTTGCGGAACTCAGCGACTTCAAACGCCGCCCGAACGGCCACTGCTACATGGACATCTTGGAGTCGCGTGAGGGAGCCGAGGTCGCGAAAGCACGGTGCACCATGTTTGCGAACGTCGCCGGCAAGGTACTTGGTGAGTGGCAGCAGGCAACCGGAGGCCTGCCTCAAGCAGGAATGAACGTCCTGCTGAAAGTGAGGGCGGATTTTTCCCCTCAGTTTGGCTTCTCCCTGATGGTCACCGGCATCGACCCGAGCTACACGCTGGGTGACATGCAGGCCAAGATGCAGAAGATCATTGCCTCCCTGAAGGAGCGGCAGTGGTTCGACCTACAGCGGGGGCTTCCCTGTCCAGGGGGGTTCTGGCGCGTTGCGGTTGTGGCTCCGCACGAGGCTGCTGGGCTGGCCGATTTTCGGCGTGATGCAGAGCAGTTGGCTGCGGCCGAGGTGTGCGGCTTCGAGTATTTCTCAGCGACGTTCCAGGGGCGTGATGCATCAGACAGCATCCGCTCTGCGTTGCGGACGGTTCATGAGCAACATCAACAGCAGCCATTCGACGCCGTATGCATCATCCGCGGGGGTGGGGCGAAAAGCGATCTGGCCTGGCTCAACGACGCGAACCTTGCGGCTTGGGTGTGCCGGTTGCCTGTGCCGGTATTCACCGGCATTGGGCACGAGATCGACGAATGCGTGCTTGACCTCGTGGCACACCGCCGGTTCGACACACCATCGAAGGTCATCGGGTTCATCAAAACAGCGCTCATGTCTGAGGCCTCAACTGCTCGGGCTCAGGTCGAGCGGGCCAACGGCATGATCTTGCGCCTGGTGTCTGGGCAAGCCCCGCATCTGGATCGCGCTTGGAGCACCTTCAGCCGGCGGGTGACGGAAACGCTCCATGGGGAGCATCGGCAACTGTTGCAACAGCAAAGCAGCCTCGACAAAGGCCGAGACCGCCTCCTCAGTCAACAGCGCATGGCCCTCCAGCTCGCGCAGGATCGATTTTCAAGGCTCGGGGCTGGTCTGTGTGTAGCTGAGCGCCAAAGGGGGCTGTTTGCCGCCTCGAGGGTGGCTTCCCTGAGTAGGGCGCTGATCGCCAAGGAAATTTCGCGCCTGGAGCTTGCATGCACGGTCTACGACAAGACAAATCCGCTTGCACTGCTCGGGAGAGGCTTTGCCTTAGTCCGTGGCCCTGGTGGGGAGATAATCAGCAGTGCCCAGCAGGCTCGCGATGCAGGCAAGCTGGATCTGGCCTTCGCCGATGGCCATGTCATCGCCGCAGTTGAGGATCGCTGA
- a CDS encoding phosphoadenosine phosphosulfate reductase family protein, which yields MHPSISRAHQFDDQVVIPALGQQLTLLGFEPEPAVLAEGTYFDAPTVDLDSYDHVVVCVSGKDSIACLLALIEQGVDLRRVELWHHRVDGAEGSTLMDWAFNDSFIEKFAAAFNLPLYFSWLQGGIEGELLKMDAYSKPHMVETPGGIICLDRDTSRTSPATRRRFPQQSASLTTRWCSSAAKIDVGRRAITNQERFLGTKTLFVTGERRAESSNRSKYNQLEPHAVDRRKGRLGRHVDAWRPVLHYSEEQVWELLSRHRVEAPVPYRLGWGRFSCMTCIYNSPKVWATIKKYFPERVTPIAGYEDEFGCTISRQKINVVDLSATAEAFDITDLDALAQARQREYVLPIFTPEGKAWQLPAGAFVTEGCGSV from the coding sequence ATGCACCCGTCAATCTCCCGCGCACACCAGTTCGACGACCAGGTAGTTATCCCGGCACTGGGCCAGCAGCTCACCCTGCTTGGGTTCGAGCCTGAGCCTGCTGTGCTGGCAGAGGGAACCTATTTCGATGCGCCGACAGTGGATCTGGACAGCTATGACCACGTTGTAGTCTGTGTGTCTGGCAAGGACAGCATCGCTTGCCTGCTGGCACTGATCGAACAGGGTGTGGATCTGCGTCGTGTTGAGCTCTGGCACCATCGGGTGGATGGTGCAGAGGGGAGCACCCTCATGGACTGGGCTTTCAATGACAGTTTCATCGAGAAGTTCGCAGCTGCATTCAATCTGCCGCTCTATTTCTCCTGGTTGCAGGGTGGCATCGAGGGCGAATTGCTCAAGATGGACGCCTACTCCAAGCCTCACATGGTCGAAACTCCAGGCGGAATTATCTGCTTGGATCGGGATACCAGTCGGACATCACCGGCGACCCGCCGCCGGTTTCCTCAGCAAAGCGCCAGCCTGACAACACGCTGGTGTAGCTCCGCAGCCAAGATCGATGTAGGCCGTAGGGCCATCACCAATCAGGAACGCTTTCTCGGTACCAAGACCTTGTTCGTCACAGGTGAGCGCCGTGCTGAGTCGAGCAACCGCAGCAAATACAATCAGCTGGAACCTCACGCCGTCGACCGGCGCAAGGGTCGCCTCGGCCGGCACGTAGATGCTTGGCGACCGGTGCTGCACTACAGCGAAGAACAGGTGTGGGAGCTGCTTTCTCGTCACCGAGTGGAGGCACCTGTCCCCTATCGCTTGGGCTGGGGTCGCTTCAGCTGCATGACGTGCATCTACAACTCCCCGAAGGTATGGGCCACCATCAAAAAATACTTCCCTGAGCGGGTTACCCCGATAGCCGGTTACGAGGACGAGTTTGGGTGCACTATCAGCCGGCAGAAAATCAACGTGGTGGATCTGTCGGCCACAGCGGAAGCGTTCGATATCACCGATCTGGACGCACTTGCCCAGGCGCGCCAGCGCGAGTACGTACTGCCGATATTCACGCCAGAGGGCAAAGCCTGGCAGTTGCCAGCTGGAGCATTCGTAACCGAAGGCTGCGGATCGGTTTAA
- a CDS encoding PRTRC system ParB family protein, with amino-acid sequence MNQQVAQVLPLGRIRRNPQIDPRKGRKKSAYEQLVRSISAKGIIQPILVRPVSDDPNYDHEVVAGNRRWTAAHDAGLIEVPALIRAMSDQEARLIAALENQVRADLTPIEEAQHAVILLEDMANDHLAVMKALDWSRTKLDSRLLLAHACDAVADALLEEQIKIGHAELLCRLPAPDQAGILSKIIEKNYSVEQTRARLLELTRDVSTARFDTTECRSCIHNSGANADLFEASLGASRCQNSVCWNRKTEQLISVRLVEAQEEHAVVHSELNLAKDSYVKLVARGEDGVGEQQAAACATCASFGAVVMVSRGREGDVIGGMCFNKPCHKEKTAAYKTALATVTNTAPATVAGGAVGSAPVKPKAASAKPTQVKKSLRREAFDLYARMSKQVVLNDRSLALAVAIVSMYFEMRSDLKSELRAQMEKAMGVTSALMTTARADAEIRLAQLGEEKLLTFMGSMAAASLFRTDSADAFEKSVSGAQSLKFMEYANVDPAKGFVMNESYLKAQVKAGIIEDCKRSGFAAAYNEAKGEKAFEGLTTGKASALIDAILAFKEFSWLGYLPPALQLSAQGGKNPAPQQSESTQA; translated from the coding sequence TATGAGCAACTGGTGCGTTCGATCAGTGCCAAGGGCATCATCCAGCCGATTCTGGTCAGGCCAGTAAGCGATGACCCGAACTACGACCATGAGGTGGTCGCAGGCAACCGGCGCTGGACGGCGGCCCACGATGCGGGCTTGATCGAGGTTCCCGCCCTGATCCGCGCTATGAGCGATCAGGAAGCGCGGTTGATCGCTGCGCTGGAGAACCAGGTGCGGGCTGACCTGACGCCAATCGAAGAAGCCCAGCATGCCGTAATTTTGCTGGAGGACATGGCCAACGACCACTTGGCGGTGATGAAGGCCTTGGACTGGTCTAGAACCAAGCTCGACAGCCGCCTGCTGCTCGCCCATGCCTGTGATGCGGTGGCCGATGCCCTGCTGGAGGAGCAGATCAAGATTGGCCACGCTGAATTGCTGTGTCGTCTCCCCGCCCCCGATCAGGCGGGCATTCTGTCGAAGATCATCGAGAAGAACTATTCCGTCGAGCAGACCAGGGCGCGCCTGCTGGAGTTGACTCGGGACGTCTCGACTGCACGCTTTGACACCACCGAATGCCGGAGCTGCATCCACAACTCGGGTGCGAATGCCGATTTGTTCGAGGCAAGCCTTGGGGCGTCTCGCTGCCAGAACTCGGTCTGCTGGAACCGGAAAACCGAGCAGCTAATTTCTGTTCGGTTGGTCGAGGCGCAGGAGGAGCACGCGGTGGTTCATAGCGAGCTGAATCTCGCGAAGGACTCATACGTGAAGCTCGTCGCACGGGGCGAGGATGGTGTGGGAGAGCAACAGGCAGCGGCGTGCGCTACCTGTGCAAGCTTCGGCGCAGTGGTCATGGTGTCGAGGGGGCGCGAAGGCGACGTGATCGGCGGCATGTGCTTCAACAAGCCTTGCCACAAGGAGAAAACCGCCGCCTACAAAACCGCCCTGGCCACCGTAACGAACACAGCACCAGCCACCGTTGCCGGGGGCGCTGTTGGATCAGCGCCGGTCAAGCCGAAGGCCGCAAGCGCAAAGCCCACCCAGGTGAAGAAGTCGCTACGCCGTGAAGCCTTCGACCTTTACGCCCGCATGAGCAAGCAAGTCGTGCTCAATGACCGCTCGCTAGCGTTGGCTGTGGCCATCGTCAGCATGTATTTCGAGATGCGCAGCGACCTCAAGAGCGAGCTGCGGGCACAGATGGAAAAGGCCATGGGAGTCACAAGCGCCCTGATGACCACGGCTCGCGCCGATGCCGAGATTCGGCTTGCGCAACTCGGGGAGGAAAAGCTCCTCACGTTCATGGGCAGCATGGCTGCTGCCTCGCTATTCCGCACGGATAGCGCTGACGCATTCGAGAAATCCGTGTCGGGTGCTCAGTCGCTCAAGTTCATGGAGTACGCGAACGTCGATCCGGCCAAAGGGTTCGTGATGAACGAGAGCTACCTCAAGGCCCAGGTTAAGGCGGGCATCATCGAAGATTGCAAGCGTTCAGGCTTTGCCGCCGCCTACAACGAGGCGAAGGGCGAAAAGGCTTTTGAAGGGCTGACCACCGGCAAGGCAAGCGCTCTCATCGACGCCATCTTGGCTTTCAAAGAGTTCAGCTGGTTGGGTTATTTGCCGCCTGCGTTACAACTATCGGCACAGGGCGGGAAGAACCCCGCTCCCCAGCAATCCGAATCGACCCAAGCCTGA
- a CDS encoding RNA-guided endonuclease InsQ/TnpB family protein, producing the protein MKHTKTLQVRVRDKHAPLLRQMARSVNFVWNYLNELSHRSIRERGVFLSAFDLHPYTKGAGKELGLHSQTLQCVAAEYVTRRKQFRKRRLNWRKSGGARRSLGWVPFNTGAASWKNGQVFHNGNCFKVWDSYGLGQYRFRSGSFSEDARGRWYFNVVVELDTQLLNGQGAVGIDLGLKDVATCSDGQRLENGRFYRGLESKLAIAQRASKKARVRAIHAKIANRRKDALHKFSRSLVERCNTIIVGDVSPQKLVKTKMAKSVLDAGWGQLKTMLAYKCAHAGIVFRVVNEAYTTQTCSCCGALPDSRPRGIAGLGIREWICECGVTHDRDVNAARNILALGHERPGEGIPGG; encoded by the coding sequence ATGAAGCACACCAAAACCCTCCAAGTTCGCGTTCGAGACAAGCATGCGCCGCTGCTGCGGCAGATGGCACGCAGCGTGAATTTCGTCTGGAACTACCTGAACGAACTCAGCCATCGCTCAATCCGTGAGCGTGGGGTGTTTCTATCCGCCTTTGATCTGCATCCGTACACCAAGGGAGCAGGTAAGGAACTTGGCCTGCACAGCCAGACTCTGCAATGTGTCGCGGCTGAGTACGTCACCCGGCGCAAGCAGTTTCGTAAGAGGCGGCTGAACTGGCGCAAGTCTGGTGGTGCACGGCGGTCGCTGGGGTGGGTGCCGTTCAACACAGGGGCTGCCAGTTGGAAGAACGGCCAGGTGTTCCACAATGGCAACTGTTTCAAGGTCTGGGACAGCTACGGGTTAGGCCAGTACCGCTTCCGCTCCGGCAGCTTCAGCGAAGACGCTCGAGGCCGCTGGTACTTCAATGTCGTCGTCGAGCTGGATACCCAGCTATTGAATGGCCAAGGGGCAGTTGGCATCGACCTGGGCCTGAAGGACGTTGCCACCTGTAGCGACGGGCAGCGGCTGGAGAATGGCCGTTTCTACCGCGGCCTGGAGTCCAAGCTGGCCATTGCCCAGCGGGCCAGCAAGAAGGCTCGCGTGCGGGCGATCCACGCGAAGATCGCCAACCGGCGCAAGGATGCCTTGCACAAATTCAGCCGCTCGCTGGTCGAGCGCTGCAACACGATCATCGTGGGCGATGTCAGCCCGCAGAAACTCGTCAAAACCAAGATGGCCAAGTCGGTGCTCGATGCCGGCTGGGGTCAACTGAAAACGATGCTGGCCTACAAATGCGCGCACGCAGGCATCGTCTTCAGGGTAGTGAACGAGGCGTACACCACCCAAACCTGTAGCTGTTGCGGTGCATTGCCCGACAGCAGGCCGAGAGGTATCGCAGGGCTTGGAATAAGGGAATGGATCTGTGAGTGCGGTGTCACTCACGACCGCGACGTGAACGCGGCCAGAAACATTCTTGCGCTCGGGCATGAGCGTCCTGGAGAGGGAATCCCCGGCGGTTAA
- a CDS encoding DUF2786 domain-containing protein: protein MSECATGDKNKRARALDRIKKCFALAKSSNPHEAEAAMRQARKLMDKFKLEIGDVHATQTEEFSLRIGKAKSVPPQWIRMLSMTVSKAFGCVSFYSYGPDGQSLIFIGEIGSAEMSAYAYEVLIRQLKDSKRKYLSGVSIQGTVQRRRAGVLYAEAWIIGVHKRVEEFAGVTEEGERAIHAYTQRHYPGVPITKMKRRKLDMDAYRAYIQGKMDGESVSLHKPMGRDEHMLLE from the coding sequence GTGAGTGAGTGCGCGACTGGAGACAAGAATAAGCGCGCTCGCGCACTGGACAGAATCAAGAAATGTTTTGCGCTCGCCAAATCCAGCAACCCGCATGAGGCCGAAGCAGCAATGCGGCAAGCCCGCAAACTTATGGATAAGTTCAAGCTGGAGATAGGCGATGTGCATGCCACCCAGACGGAAGAATTTTCCCTGCGGATCGGTAAAGCCAAAAGCGTTCCGCCACAATGGATTCGCATGTTGTCGATGACGGTTTCTAAAGCGTTTGGCTGTGTGAGTTTCTACAGCTATGGCCCTGACGGGCAATCGCTGATTTTTATTGGAGAAATCGGTAGCGCTGAAATGTCGGCCTATGCGTATGAGGTGCTTATCCGGCAACTGAAAGACTCCAAGAGAAAATACCTCTCAGGGGTCAGCATTCAGGGCACAGTGCAAAGGCGCAGAGCGGGAGTGCTGTATGCAGAAGCGTGGATCATCGGCGTACATAAACGAGTAGAGGAATTTGCCGGCGTTACGGAAGAAGGGGAGCGGGCAATCCACGCTTATACCCAAAGACATTATCCTGGTGTTCCGATCACAAAGATGAAACGCCGAAAACTGGATATGGATGCGTACCGAGCGTACATTCAGGGCAAAATGGATGGTGAAAGCGTCTCTCTGCACAAACCTATGGGCCGTGACGAACACATGCTGTTGGAATGA
- the mobI gene encoding conjugative transfer protein MobI(A/C) translates to MNSPSEAPKHPAVAELDRVYSSLVGRAEELRDSFFQTALSLHAGKPGHIPIVIRIRQSSPNAVTIEWAKVILPRLKEGEAKKPRVIRTINKGQGSKYPVSSFSFVKEPLKNIVRAYEIQLAEIRETCSVIQRVRRQLVPAVKKAGVVDGSISAFITHDYPATSD, encoded by the coding sequence ATGAACTCACCCTCTGAAGCCCCCAAGCACCCAGCAGTAGCGGAGCTTGATCGCGTCTATTCCAGCCTTGTCGGCCGAGCGGAGGAGCTGCGCGACTCTTTCTTCCAGACAGCCCTTTCACTGCACGCAGGTAAGCCAGGGCACATACCGATCGTGATCCGTATCCGGCAATCCAGCCCGAATGCCGTCACCATCGAATGGGCGAAAGTCATTTTGCCGAGGCTCAAGGAAGGCGAAGCCAAGAAACCGCGGGTCATCCGGACAATCAATAAGGGTCAGGGAAGCAAGTACCCGGTCTCGTCGTTCTCATTCGTCAAGGAGCCCTTGAAGAACATCGTTCGGGCCTACGAAATCCAGCTCGCCGAGATCCGGGAAACGTGCTCGGTCATTCAGCGAGTCCGCCGTCAGCTTGTCCCTGCGGTGAAGAAAGCTGGCGTGGTTGACGGCTCGATTTCTGCGTTCATCACTCATGATTACCCCGCAACGTCCGACTAA
- a CDS encoding AAA family ATPase — MSDPVLYIPLLASQADILVDPSSSARVLLGQWDVPQVASVAVIQNLPALDGKPKSEMLVEKALAELISVGTELSQTHPPGTFSSLIAGRFKRELFERGLALMPRLRLRFLDEETLDATQFLNGGHWDFNFCAAHTQKLNPLKHSFETPSGKTISLSNQQSRTFRVIHAEPDESIHIQGLAGTGKTHMIERLVDSLSSCRPLVLAFTAVQLQALMQRIGAANVRGMTFGDLANYVLERSVGYYRPGKRASARHQVTPEDIASRLGFGSISRLSPAQVATACARMVASFCNSTDLALSEQHIPKGLTLDAVDRLVLVGYAQRLWDQTIEPTDQRLQLPLRGYHRIKHMTLLHEAVIGLEFTHIIVDEAHDLSWPLSVFLDRCTQPVITLGDACQRLDGSYYQRASTLRKHEITHSIRAGRQIEGVINPLIDKHPILKLASLEGNNGIETKVVYYDKPEVPTGAVTILVDSEWGLFEWFQRLGSAGATFSLLPGAINTFRRFILDCIGLFHDQVRPTHSALFRYTNWDDLRADMGSKNSSFQRIDRMLSKGYSSSEFEASLLNLDASGTAPLQLGRVMDARNSEIDAVMLAPDLLSQVGPGDRIAASRAFAALYTGGSRARHKLIVPGYLRDWASDMSTAAKAQITPSS; from the coding sequence GTGAGCGACCCGGTTCTTTACATCCCACTGCTGGCTTCACAGGCCGACATCTTGGTTGATCCGAGTAGTTCTGCTCGTGTCCTACTGGGGCAGTGGGACGTGCCCCAAGTGGCTTCGGTGGCTGTCATCCAGAATTTACCGGCCCTGGACGGAAAGCCGAAAAGCGAAATGCTCGTTGAGAAGGCCCTGGCCGAGTTGATCTCAGTTGGAACGGAACTGAGCCAAACGCATCCACCTGGTACGTTTTCTAGCCTGATTGCCGGCCGATTTAAGCGAGAGTTGTTTGAGCGAGGGCTGGCGCTTATGCCTCGGCTGCGGCTGCGCTTCCTGGATGAGGAGACGCTGGACGCGACGCAATTCCTGAATGGTGGCCACTGGGACTTCAACTTCTGTGCAGCGCACACCCAAAAGCTCAACCCGCTCAAGCATTCGTTCGAGACCCCATCGGGGAAAACAATTTCTCTGTCGAATCAGCAGAGCCGGACGTTTCGCGTTATTCACGCCGAACCCGATGAGAGCATCCATATCCAGGGCCTGGCTGGTACCGGCAAGACCCACATGATCGAACGCTTGGTGGACTCGCTTTCATCATGTCGACCACTCGTGCTGGCGTTCACCGCGGTGCAGCTCCAGGCCTTGATGCAGCGAATCGGAGCCGCGAACGTGAGAGGAATGACGTTCGGAGATCTCGCCAACTACGTGCTTGAACGAAGTGTCGGTTATTACAGGCCGGGCAAGCGGGCATCCGCTCGGCACCAGGTTACCCCGGAAGACATCGCTTCCCGGTTAGGCTTCGGGTCGATAAGTAGGCTCAGTCCAGCCCAAGTAGCCACGGCCTGCGCGAGGATGGTTGCCTCCTTTTGCAACAGCACTGACCTTGCCTTATCAGAGCAGCACATCCCCAAAGGGCTTACCCTCGATGCCGTAGATCGCTTGGTACTGGTAGGGTATGCGCAAAGGCTGTGGGACCAGACCATAGAACCAACCGATCAGCGCCTTCAGCTCCCGCTTCGCGGCTATCACCGAATCAAGCACATGACCCTTCTTCATGAGGCGGTCATAGGTCTGGAGTTCACCCACATCATTGTCGATGAAGCTCACGACCTGAGCTGGCCACTCTCGGTATTTCTCGACCGCTGTACCCAGCCCGTGATTACCCTGGGTGACGCATGCCAGCGCCTGGATGGGAGCTACTACCAACGGGCTAGCACACTCCGCAAGCACGAGATCACCCACTCCATTCGCGCCGGCCGGCAGATCGAGGGAGTCATAAACCCCCTCATCGACAAACACCCGATACTGAAATTGGCTTCGCTCGAGGGCAACAACGGCATCGAGACAAAGGTTGTCTACTACGACAAGCCAGAGGTTCCCACCGGGGCCGTGACGATACTGGTTGATTCCGAGTGGGGATTATTCGAGTGGTTTCAGCGCCTGGGGAGCGCTGGCGCGACCTTCAGCTTGCTACCTGGAGCAATCAACACTTTCCGCCGGTTCATTCTCGATTGCATTGGCCTGTTCCATGATCAGGTACGGCCAACCCACAGCGCGCTCTTCAGGTACACCAACTGGGATGATCTCCGGGCGGACATGGGCAGCAAAAATAGTAGCTTTCAGCGCATCGACCGGATGCTCAGTAAGGGCTATAGCTCATCAGAGTTCGAGGCATCGTTACTCAACCTCGATGCGTCAGGGACAGCCCCGCTACAGCTCGGCCGGGTCATGGACGCACGCAATTCAGAGATCGACGCTGTGATGCTCGCGCCAGACTTGCTCAGTCAAGTAGGGCCTGGTGACCGCATTGCGGCGAGCAGGGCTTTTGCAGCCCTTTACACGGGTGGATCGAGAGCTCGTCACAAGCTCATCGTTCCTGGTTATCTCCGGGACTGGGCGTCTGATATGTCCACGGCAGCGAAAGCTCAGATAACCCCATCTTCATGA
- a CDS encoding PRTRC system protein C, translating to MALVEISLARVFRYAGRDLPDPQPEMSVTDVLKHYARQFPKLNGAKIIDPIVENDSYVYEFRDGGFGAKG from the coding sequence ATGGCACTTGTTGAAATCTCTCTTGCCCGCGTTTTTCGTTACGCCGGTCGCGACCTCCCCGACCCGCAGCCCGAAATGTCCGTGACTGACGTGCTGAAACACTATGCCCGTCAGTTCCCAAAGCTCAACGGAGCGAAAATTATCGACCCCATTGTGGAGAATGACAGCTATGTCTACGAGTTCCGAGACGGCGGATTCGGCGCAAAAGGTTGA